In Borrelia duttonii Ly, the following are encoded in one genomic region:
- a CDS encoding coiled-coil domain-containing protein, with protein MDVAVTKEQLIDDNPINKSSIRSERVKKDYHNIPFDGQIISYYVLEEKFDLLQDRMMDNFHYLDDKINILKIDLNEKIDGVESRLDAKIDGVESRLSARMEKLDVRIDKLDAKIDGVESRLNARMDKLDARMDKLDARMDKLDAKIEAVKSDVGQINSRLTFIESKLGFIEGKLGFKGQLISSLTVIATLAVSYFVVQMFVTLGKYLGIS; from the coding sequence ATGGATGTTGCTGTAACAAAAGAACAATTAATTGATGATAATCCAATAAATAAGAGTTCAATTAGGTCTGAGAGAGTTAAAAAAGATTATCATAATATACCATTTGATGGTCAGATTATAAGTTATTATGTTCTTGAAGAGAAGTTTGATCTTCTTCAAGATAGAATGATGGATAATTTTCACTATTTAGATGATAAGATCAATATTCTCAAGATTGATTTAAATGAAAAGATAGATGGAGTTGAGAGTAGGCTAGATGCCAAGATAGATGGAGTTGAGAGTAGACTTAGTGCTAGAATGGAGAAACTAGATGTTAGAATAGATAAACTAGATGCCAAAATAGATGGAGTTGAGAGTAGACTTAATGCTAGAATGGATAAACTAGATGCTAGAATGGATAAACTAGATGCTAGAATGGATAAACTAGATGCAAAGATAGAGGCTGTTAAGAGTGATGTGGGTCAAATTAATTCTAGGTTAACTTTTATTGAAAGTAAGTTAGGATTTATTGAAGGTAAGTTAGGATTTAAGGGTCAATTGATTTCGTCTTTGACAGTTATTGCGACACTTGCTGTTTCATATTTTGTAGTCCAAATGTTTGTGACTTTAGGAAAGTATTTAGGAATTTCATAG